In a single window of the Melioribacteraceae bacterium genome:
- a CDS encoding beta galactosidase jelly roll domain-containing protein: protein MRLRYILLQFLFLGLVNSSYSQSISYLNNPSSEQSLFLRSKKNYNGNSEWTIKKFSDTKEDGSIISRPGYKSDSWLPAIIPGTVLNSLVANKIYPEPYYSDNNRKSKKLIPDISDVGREFYHYWFRTDFRIPQSFKGKRVWLKFHGINYRCEIWVNGKFLGKMEGMFNSQSFDITSIADLNNENAIAVNMQPVDNPGTTMLKDKRPGAVGENHNGGDGMIGKDVTMLMSVGWDFTATDGIRDRNTGIWRDVELYATGDVVMENLFVQTKLPLPDTTSSLQTVSVEVVNCTDKEQSGILKGIIEENKITFEKKITLSPNERKEIIFSPAEYKQLLFKNPKLWWPKNKGEQNLYTLNMEFIPSAGKTSHRVSTRFGIREISSDQNTPDQSRRFIVNGHPVFIRGTNWIPEAMLRNSEERTLSELRYTNQSGLNLIRLWGGGIAESDYFYELCDQYGILVWAEFWMTGDTKYPVDTLLYFKNVENTVKRIRNHPSLAYYVSSNESTEMPGAPEVFRQLDSTRGYQMQSECCGVHDGSPYKYENPMQYFENTASRRGSRVDGFNPEYGTPILPVYESLKEMMDEKDLWPINDSLWNYLDGGGFHQVTTKYKDAVNQFGESSSIEEFAVKAQFVGAMNYRVIWEVWNYNKFNYGDRFASGFLFWYHNSPLPQVASRMYDHSLEPTAALYYSQNGLAPLHPQFDYLKNTVSVYNDYRVSFKNYSVSAMVYDLNSKLVSSIDSMVDIPADGVANDALKIEFPSDITQVHFIKLYLKDPKGKIVSDAFYWRSKDIYEGAWTMTGPAVSGFQDINKLPEAKLDLIFSIRREADKIFIDSEVVNNSSSLVFFTRLHIVNSTGESIKPVYYSDNFFSLLPNEKKQVVIEVSKDYLNGDEILLSLSGWNVSKIQKNIFIHK from the coding sequence TTGAGACTGAGATATATTCTGCTGCAGTTTTTGTTTCTGGGATTAGTGAATTCGAGTTACTCTCAATCGATTAGTTACTTAAACAATCCATCAAGTGAGCAATCATTATTTCTTCGATCAAAAAAGAATTACAATGGCAATTCGGAATGGACAATAAAAAAGTTTAGTGATACCAAAGAGGATGGCTCCATTATTTCTCGACCGGGTTACAAATCTGATTCTTGGCTTCCGGCAATTATTCCGGGAACGGTATTAAACTCTCTCGTTGCTAATAAAATATATCCCGAACCCTATTATTCTGATAACAATAGAAAAAGTAAAAAGTTAATACCGGATATATCGGACGTTGGTAGAGAGTTCTATCATTATTGGTTCCGTACCGATTTTAGAATTCCACAATCATTTAAGGGAAAACGCGTCTGGCTGAAATTTCATGGTATTAACTATAGGTGTGAAATTTGGGTGAATGGAAAATTTCTTGGAAAGATGGAGGGGATGTTCAACTCACAATCGTTTGATATTACTTCAATTGCTGATTTAAATAATGAGAATGCTATTGCCGTAAATATGCAGCCTGTCGATAACCCCGGAACAACAATGTTAAAAGATAAACGGCCGGGAGCTGTTGGAGAAAATCATAATGGCGGTGACGGAATGATTGGAAAAGATGTAACAATGTTAATGAGCGTTGGGTGGGATTTCACCGCCACAGACGGGATTAGGGATAGGAATACAGGTATTTGGCGCGATGTTGAGTTGTATGCTACAGGCGATGTGGTAATGGAAAATCTGTTCGTTCAAACAAAACTTCCTTTGCCCGATACAACATCATCGCTTCAAACAGTTTCGGTTGAAGTAGTTAATTGTACAGACAAAGAACAATCGGGTATTCTAAAGGGAATCATAGAAGAAAATAAAATAACGTTCGAAAAGAAAATTACTCTTTCTCCAAATGAGAGAAAGGAAATAATATTTTCTCCAGCTGAATACAAACAGCTTCTGTTTAAGAATCCAAAATTGTGGTGGCCTAAAAATAAAGGGGAACAAAATCTTTATACACTCAATATGGAATTTATCCCTTCGGCTGGAAAAACAAGTCATCGAGTATCAACAAGATTTGGGATTAGAGAAATATCCTCAGATCAAAATACACCGGATCAATCGAGAAGATTTATCGTAAATGGTCATCCCGTTTTTATAAGAGGTACCAATTGGATTCCCGAGGCGATGCTGCGCAATTCAGAAGAAAGAACACTTTCGGAATTAAGATACACAAATCAATCGGGTTTAAATTTGATAAGATTGTGGGGAGGCGGAATCGCAGAATCGGATTATTTTTATGAATTGTGCGATCAATATGGGATACTTGTGTGGGCTGAATTCTGGATGACCGGAGATACAAAATATCCGGTTGATACTTTATTGTATTTCAAAAATGTTGAGAATACCGTTAAAAGAATCCGGAATCATCCATCATTAGCATATTATGTTTCATCAAATGAATCTACCGAAATGCCGGGGGCACCGGAAGTGTTCCGTCAACTTGACAGCACAAGAGGATATCAGATGCAGTCCGAATGCTGCGGAGTTCATGACGGGAGTCCGTATAAATATGAAAACCCGATGCAGTACTTTGAAAATACAGCATCAAGAAGGGGCAGCAGGGTGGATGGATTCAATCCAGAATATGGAACACCAATTTTGCCTGTTTATGAATCATTAAAAGAAATGATGGATGAAAAAGATTTGTGGCCTATCAATGATAGTTTATGGAATTATCTCGACGGCGGTGGTTTTCATCAGGTAACAACAAAATATAAGGATGCGGTTAATCAATTCGGAGAATCATCTTCTATTGAAGAATTTGCAGTGAAAGCACAATTTGTAGGCGCAATGAATTACCGCGTAATATGGGAAGTATGGAATTACAATAAATTTAATTACGGAGACCGGTTCGCTTCCGGATTTTTGTTCTGGTATCACAATAGTCCTTTACCTCAAGTTGCTTCACGAATGTACGATCACTCACTCGAGCCCACAGCGGCATTATATTATTCTCAGAATGGATTGGCACCTCTTCATCCCCAATTTGATTATCTGAAGAATACAGTATCAGTTTATAATGATTATAGAGTCTCATTTAAGAATTATTCTGTTTCAGCCATGGTGTATGATCTAAATTCAAAACTGGTGTCATCAATTGACTCAATGGTTGATATCCCTGCCGATGGTGTTGCTAACGATGCGTTGAAAATTGAATTTCCATCTGATATAACACAAGTACACTTTATAAAGCTATATCTGAAAGATCCGAAAGGGAAAATTGTTTCGGATGCATTCTACTGGCGTTCTAAGGATATTTATGAAGGTGCCTGGACTATGACAGGTCCGGCAGTATCAGGTTTCCAGGATATCAATAAACTACCGGAAGCTAAGCTTGATTTAATTTTTTCCATCAGAAGGGAGGCGGACAAAATTTTTATAGATTCAGAAGTTGTTAACAATTCGAGTTCATTAGTGTTTTTTACCCGATTGCATATTGTAAACAGTACAGGTGAATCAATTAAACCGGTTTATTATTCAGACAACTTTTTTTCTCTGCTGCCTAATGAAAAAAAGCAAGTTGTTATCGAGGTAAGTAAAGACTACTTAAATGGAGACGAAATTCTGCTTTCATTAAGCGGCTGGAATGTTAGTAAAATTCAAAAAAATATTTTTATTCATAAATAA
- a CDS encoding transcriptional regulator: protein MKLPIDDLHKAFVSRVRLGIMSALAVNDKLDFNSLKGYLDVTDGNLASHLKTLEKEKFVSEEKSFIDRKPNTKYFLTKAGKKAFNDHLKALENFINAHK from the coding sequence GTGAAATTACCAATCGATGATCTACATAAAGCTTTTGTGAGTCGTGTACGCCTTGGGATTATGTCGGCATTAGCTGTAAATGATAAACTTGACTTTAATTCACTCAAAGGGTATCTGGATGTTACCGATGGTAATCTGGCAAGTCATCTTAAAACGCTTGAGAAGGAAAAATTTGTTAGTGAAGAAAAATCATTTATAGATCGAAAACCGAACACTAAATATTTTCTAACTAAAGCTGGGAAAAAAGCGTTTAATGATCACCTTAAAGCACTTGAAAACTTTATTAACGCGCACAAATAA
- a CDS encoding PAS domain S-box protein: MAKRKVDERLIELENLKKENSELKSLLQSQNVRYERTDETITKERATLLQINDFSLKLANLPHNELFPFIASQIKSIFDVKAALINTYDEATSELILQYTTLSDEENSNLTKLLGGKLLNKRIHVSKKEHERILSNIYEKIASINDLTFGAIPDIIGKSVEKLFGIDWFAALALVHNEKLAGTIILAGDKTQSYPEKEIILAFAGIAANALVTKETEEKLLEIEGRYRNIVENSPYGMHIYELQADDKLLFIGANPAADKILGFEHKSKIGLTIEEAFPSLVETEVPSKYKEVIKSNSVWKTEQINYKDDKVIGAFEVFAFRISENQMVARFLEITERIQREQTLKESQEYLAITLNSIGDGVISTDKVGCITNMNPVAETLCGWKLEDAVGKPLDQVFVIVEASSKVKLSNPVEKVIKTGKVVELSNHTLLISKEGKERNISDSAAPILDKDNNIHGVVLVFSDVTEAYNSRKAIQVSEERLRLTAQLAKVGGWEIDLQNESLNWAEETFKIHELETKQVPTLAEAKQFYHPDDQLLVSEKIQHATEKGTNFDFEARLITAKKNNIWVRVVGNPIYKDSNLIGLSGMIQDITERKMFEIEIKNEKERIGTILDLVGDPIFVKDNNHQFTLANRAFYEMTGLNKLNVIGRTLADDIPEEEMDSFLNIDRQVLDTGIPDVREEELTINNETKTIITSKVRFIDESGNKYLVGSIHDISERKKNEKIIKESERKYRLLFENNPQPMWVYDLETLSFLAVNDAAVFKYGYSRDEFLQMTIKDIRPSEDISRLLNNVSSVTSGIYNSGVWRHCKKDGSIIFVEITSYVLEFEGRKSELILSNDITDRINAEREKAHFNELMKFVISNTKSSVSVFNTEMNYIYVSDRYFDDFHLTDKNIIGRNHYDIFPDLPQQLRDVHKRALNGETLSGENDILMHKDGSMDWANWTCMPWYKADATIGGVIIYIEVITERRKVEERVKLLAQMVNIAPGGIIIHDFEGQILYANDRAAQMHGCTNEEFINLSLLDIDVPETADLIRTRMTELELNGEINFEGGHRRKDGSIYPVQVYAKKIDWASKPAILSITTDISERKLAEENLKKSEERFSQAIAGTGAGLWDWDMINDRVYFSQQWKSMLGYQNHEVENSFSGWKNLWHPDDAEIIEKAVDDYLQSRSPIYEVVHRLKHKDGDWRWILTRGDIHRDSSGKPVRWIGTNIDITESKKAGEELERTKIQLKESIMQSPLPMVLASAEDFKVKVINKATEDFLLLNANDYLEKTLLEIDVVWQEYTPEGIKVEPDELPLPRALQGMITHSKEMKIVRWDGSIVWQLASGAPIFDSHGKLIAGLLVMQDITERKLAEKAIKESEELYRKLLTTVPDLIIRTDLNGNITFINEFVFPALKFIPRESLLGKNMLSFITTEDLPRAIENTKLMFEGPLGPKEYKLRFEDGEFIDAEVNGDVIYDAENNAVGMVYVLRNITERKQMEIEKQKMFEDLVAAKEKAEEMNKAKSNFFSNMSHELRTPFVGIMGFAELLNNSLKNPNEKFMVEGILKASARMQDTLSKILELSRLESDEIQVEKRLFNANELITDLCDSFKGGALLKKISFEMKLNFENLIMESDDTIIKDIVQNFLNNAIKFTNTGKIELIADVVKTDDEESLVIKVADTGVGIPKEKLDLIWEPFRQASEGLSRRFEGTGLGLSIVKKSAELLGGKLNVESEEGKGSVFTFILPLNKIDAENIFVVQNNEVTVNLFSGKKIIYVEDDEYARDIVERILNGISEIETAATPDEALQKVQSALFDIVLMDINLKHNINGVELAQEIRKLPGYHDKPIVAVTAYASVSEKANFLSKGFTHYIAKPFKKTELISLLNSIFIENKE, encoded by the coding sequence ATGGCTAAAAGAAAAGTTGACGAGCGTTTGATTGAACTGGAGAACTTGAAAAAAGAGAATTCTGAATTAAAGTCTTTGCTTCAATCTCAAAATGTAAGATATGAAAGAACTGATGAAACTATAACAAAGGAGAGAGCGACTCTCCTGCAGATTAATGATTTCTCACTCAAACTTGCAAACCTGCCCCACAATGAATTATTCCCTTTCATTGCTTCACAAATTAAATCGATTTTTGATGTTAAAGCGGCATTAATCAATACTTACGATGAAGCCACATCAGAACTCATTTTACAATACACAACCTTATCAGATGAAGAAAATAGCAATCTAACAAAACTGCTCGGCGGAAAATTATTAAATAAGCGCATACATGTTAGTAAAAAAGAACATGAAAGAATTTTAAGTAATATTTATGAAAAGATAGCATCTATAAATGATCTAACTTTTGGAGCAATTCCCGATATAATTGGCAAATCAGTTGAAAAACTTTTTGGTATAGATTGGTTTGCCGCCCTTGCTTTAGTTCATAATGAGAAACTAGCCGGAACAATAATTCTTGCTGGAGATAAGACTCAGAGCTATCCAGAGAAAGAAATCATACTGGCATTTGCTGGAATTGCAGCAAATGCACTTGTAACAAAAGAAACCGAGGAAAAGTTGTTGGAAATTGAAGGGAGGTATAGAAATATCGTAGAAAACTCCCCATATGGAATGCATATCTATGAATTACAAGCGGATGATAAGCTTTTATTTATAGGTGCTAATCCAGCCGCAGATAAAATTCTAGGGTTTGAGCATAAGTCAAAAATAGGTTTAACAATTGAGGAAGCGTTTCCATCTTTAGTTGAAACTGAAGTCCCATCTAAGTATAAAGAAGTAATTAAGAGCAATTCTGTTTGGAAAACAGAACAGATAAACTATAAAGATGATAAAGTGATTGGAGCCTTTGAAGTTTTTGCATTTCGAATTTCCGAAAATCAAATGGTTGCTCGTTTTCTCGAGATTACTGAGAGAATCCAGAGGGAACAAACATTGAAGGAAAGCCAAGAATATTTAGCGATAACCTTAAATTCAATTGGTGATGGCGTTATCTCAACTGATAAAGTTGGGTGCATAACAAATATGAATCCCGTTGCCGAAACACTGTGCGGCTGGAAACTTGAGGATGCAGTTGGTAAACCGCTAGATCAAGTTTTTGTTATTGTCGAAGCTTCTTCAAAAGTTAAACTGAGTAACCCAGTAGAAAAAGTAATTAAAACAGGCAAAGTAGTAGAGCTTTCAAATCATACTTTACTTATTTCTAAGGAGGGTAAAGAGCGAAATATTTCCGACAGTGCTGCGCCGATTCTTGATAAAGATAACAATATTCATGGAGTCGTATTAGTCTTTTCCGACGTAACCGAAGCCTATAATTCTCGAAAAGCGATTCAAGTCAGCGAAGAAAGATTAAGGCTTACTGCACAACTCGCTAAAGTTGGAGGATGGGAGATTGATCTTCAAAATGAATCTCTGAATTGGGCGGAGGAGACATTCAAAATTCATGAATTGGAAACAAAACAGGTTCCTACTTTAGCTGAGGCTAAACAATTCTATCACCCGGACGATCAACTATTAGTTTCCGAGAAAATACAACACGCAACTGAAAAGGGAACAAATTTTGATTTTGAAGCGAGATTGATTACTGCGAAGAAAAATAATATTTGGGTAAGAGTTGTTGGAAATCCTATATATAAGGATAGTAATTTAATTGGCCTCAGTGGTATGATTCAGGATATTACTGAGCGCAAGATGTTTGAAATAGAAATAAAGAATGAGAAAGAAAGAATAGGAACTATACTTGATCTGGTTGGTGATCCAATTTTTGTTAAAGATAACAATCATCAATTTACGTTAGCAAATAGAGCATTCTATGAAATGACTGGACTGAATAAACTAAATGTTATAGGGAGGACTCTTGCTGACGACATTCCTGAAGAAGAAATGGATAGTTTTTTAAACATAGACCGACAGGTTCTTGATACTGGAATTCCCGATGTACGTGAAGAAGAATTAACCATTAACAATGAAACAAAAACAATTATTACTAGCAAAGTCCGTTTCATTGACGAATCAGGTAATAAATATTTGGTGGGCTCAATTCACGATATTTCCGAGCGGAAAAAAAATGAAAAAATAATAAAAGAAAGTGAAAGGAAATACCGGCTTTTATTTGAAAATAACCCTCAACCAATGTGGGTTTACGATTTGGAAACACTTTCTTTCCTTGCTGTAAATGATGCCGCTGTTTTTAAATACGGTTATTCTAGAGATGAATTTCTACAAATGACTATTAAGGATATCCGTCCGTCTGAAGATATCTCAAGACTCCTTAATAATGTCAGTTCAGTTACTTCAGGTATTTATAATTCTGGTGTGTGGAGACATTGTAAAAAAGATGGTAGCATAATATTTGTTGAAATTACTTCTTACGTTCTTGAGTTCGAGGGAAGAAAATCCGAATTAATACTATCCAATGATATAACCGATCGAATTAATGCTGAGAGAGAAAAAGCTCATTTTAATGAGCTGATGAAGTTTGTTATATCCAATACAAAAAGCTCAGTATCTGTATTTAATACTGAAATGAATTATATCTACGTTAGCGATCGGTATTTTGATGATTTTCATCTCACCGATAAAAATATAATAGGGCGTAATCACTATGATATTTTCCCCGATCTCCCACAACAATTACGCGATGTACACAAACGCGCTCTTAATGGAGAGACTCTAAGTGGTGAAAATGATATTCTAATGCATAAAGATGGTTCCATGGATTGGGCTAATTGGACTTGCATGCCCTGGTATAAAGCCGATGCAACAATTGGTGGAGTAATAATCTATATAGAAGTTATTACTGAGCGTAGAAAAGTTGAAGAGAGAGTTAAGCTGCTAGCTCAAATGGTTAATATTGCACCGGGGGGAATCATTATTCATGATTTCGAAGGGCAAATTTTATATGCAAATGACCGAGCCGCCCAGATGCATGGCTGCACAAATGAAGAATTTATAAATTTATCTCTACTTGATATTGACGTACCCGAAACTGCCGACTTAATTCGGACTCGGATGACAGAGTTAGAATTAAATGGGGAAATAAACTTTGAAGGGGGACACCGCAGAAAAGATGGTTCAATTTACCCTGTTCAAGTTTATGCCAAAAAGATTGATTGGGCTAGTAAACCCGCCATTCTTAGTATTACTACTGATATTTCTGAAAGGAAATTAGCCGAAGAAAATCTTAAAAAGAGTGAAGAACGTTTTAGCCAGGCTATTGCTGGTACTGGGGCTGGACTTTGGGACTGGGATATGATCAACGATAGAGTATATTTTTCACAGCAATGGAAGTCTATGCTCGGATATCAGAATCATGAAGTGGAAAATAGTTTTTCCGGTTGGAAGAACCTTTGGCATCCAGATGATGCTGAAATCATAGAAAAAGCAGTAGATGATTATTTACAAAGTAGATCACCAATTTATGAAGTGGTTCACAGACTGAAGCACAAAGATGGTGATTGGCGTTGGATACTTACCCGTGGCGATATCCATAGAGATTCATCTGGAAAACCGGTGAGATGGATTGGAACGAACATTGATATAACAGAAAGTAAAAAAGCTGGGGAAGAACTCGAACGCACAAAAATCCAATTAAAAGAATCAATTATGCAATCCCCCTTACCAATGGTGCTGGCCTCGGCAGAGGATTTCAAAGTAAAAGTTATAAATAAAGCAACAGAGGATTTTCTACTTCTTAATGCAAATGATTATCTGGAAAAAACCTTACTGGAAATTGATGTGGTATGGCAAGAGTACACTCCTGAAGGTATTAAAGTTGAACCTGATGAATTGCCATTACCCCGTGCTCTACAAGGTATGATTACGCATAGTAAGGAAATGAAAATTGTTCGATGGGATGGAAGCATAGTTTGGCAGCTTGCAAGCGGAGCCCCAATTTTTGATTCACATGGAAAATTGATAGCTGGTTTGCTAGTAATGCAAGACATTACCGAACGAAAACTAGCCGAAAAAGCGATCAAAGAGAGTGAAGAACTTTATCGCAAATTACTTACGACTGTGCCAGATTTAATAATTCGCACCGACTTGAATGGCAACATAACTTTTATAAATGAATTCGTATTTCCAGCACTGAAATTTATCCCTAGGGAATCTTTGTTGGGTAAAAATATGCTATCGTTTATCACCACCGAGGATTTGCCCCGGGCTATTGAAAACACAAAACTAATGTTTGAGGGGCCTTTGGGTCCCAAAGAGTATAAACTGAGATTCGAGGATGGAGAGTTTATTGATGCAGAAGTTAATGGTGATGTGATATACGATGCCGAAAATAATGCAGTAGGAATGGTTTACGTATTACGAAACATTACTGAACGTAAACAGATGGAAATAGAAAAGCAGAAAATGTTTGAGGATCTTGTTGCCGCAAAAGAGAAAGCTGAAGAAATGAATAAAGCAAAATCGAATTTCTTTTCAAATATGAGTCACGAACTTCGAACTCCATTTGTTGGAATTATGGGTTTTGCCGAATTATTGAACAATTCTCTAAAAAATCCTAATGAAAAATTTATGGTTGAGGGAATATTAAAAGCATCAGCTAGAATGCAGGATACTCTATCAAAAATTCTTGAACTTTCCAGATTGGAATCAGATGAAATTCAAGTTGAGAAGAGATTATTCAACGCGAATGAATTAATTACCGACTTATGCGATTCATTCAAAGGGGGAGCATTACTTAAAAAAATTTCATTTGAAATGAAACTGAATTTTGAAAATCTGATAATGGAATCCGACGATACAATAATAAAAGATATTGTACAAAACTTTCTAAATAATGCAATTAAATTCACTAACACCGGTAAAATTGAGTTAATCGCCGATGTAGTAAAAACTGATGATGAAGAGAGTCTTGTAATAAAAGTTGCCGATACTGGTGTTGGTATTCCGAAGGAAAAATTAGATTTAATTTGGGAACCCTTTAGACAGGCTAGCGAAGGATTGAGTAGGAGATTTGAAGGGACGGGACTAGGCTTATCCATTGTAAAGAAAAGCGCAGAATTGTTAGGTGGAAAATTAAACGTTGAAAGTGAAGAAGGAAAGGGTTCAGTATTTACATTTATACTACCTCTAAATAAAATTGACGCGGAAAATATTTTTGTTGTACAGAACAACGAGGTCACCGTAAATCTTTTTTCAGGTAAAAAAATAATTTATGTTGAGGATGATGAATATGCTAGAGATATAGTTGAGCGTATTTTAAATGGAATTTCTGAAATTGAAACGGCTGCAACTCCTGATGAAGCTCTTCAAAAAGTACAATCAGCTCTTTTCGATATTGTTTTAATGGATATTAATTTAAAGCATAACATAAATGGAGTGGAACTTGCTCAAGAAATTAGAAAACTGCCCGGCTATCATGACAAGCCAATAGTTGCTGTTACTGCCTATGCTTCCGTTAGTGAGAAGGCAAATTTTCTGTCGAAAGGTTTCACACATTACATTGCAAAACCTTTTAAGAAAACTGAATTAATAAGTTTGTTAAATTCTATTTTTATTGAAAACAAGGAATAG
- a CDS encoding DUF4038 domain-containing protein → MRTVFSLLMIIIFSVNSLKGNDHPKIHVWEMKEVKLKAEKIYNNYYTEVTCWVDLKGPDFSKRVYGFWDGDNNFIVRITATVPGEWQWISGSNQSDDNGLNNKVGSFTAVNWNDADKKNNPNRHGFIRSTSNGHALQYADGTPYFMIGDTWLAAATWRLPFRNAQTFKKYLPGPGMGFEDAVIYRKSQGFNSVSMIACFPNWESDLHPSTYADSNGIYIRNAWEKFGYDVSGAPGTDASGGLSYWGSFTAKNMRDEFGNLPFNMSTEHIGVSDFNQINPEYFKSLDKKIEYLSNEGFVTLLETVRRDVGPSWKAYFDFNETYARYVQYLISRYGAYNIVFSGIHLDWIPKDFSLTADEFNEALTYHLKKYGPMPFGQPVTTLISSSTYMVFGHGDDCPWLTMHSVGNKPRDHRVADSLEVIFALDPPYPAINFEPYYTGWNHEINKPNGERPEANSPRDNYFSRAQMYGSVLSGGLSGHVHGTAAYDLTTTGEPSGARPHVWEAFKYESANYMKHLNSFILSEGEKFQNLQLARHDLIPNKAPGSPEMGLDGWSYMMRTQEKDFALLYFENESVIPLLMNFKPNAEYNFSWFNTVTGEWINKLLVKADEKGNITIPNFPDGKMISTSDWAAKIILSNGL, encoded by the coding sequence ATGAGAACTGTTTTTTCATTATTAATGATAATTATTTTCTCAGTAAATTCGTTGAAAGGGAATGACCACCCAAAAATTCATGTCTGGGAAATGAAAGAAGTAAAATTAAAAGCAGAAAAAATTTATAATAATTATTATACAGAAGTTACATGCTGGGTTGATCTAAAAGGACCAGATTTTTCAAAGCGAGTTTATGGATTTTGGGATGGTGATAATAATTTTATTGTTAGAATAACAGCTACAGTTCCGGGAGAGTGGCAATGGATTAGCGGTTCGAATCAATCTGATGATAATGGACTGAATAATAAAGTTGGTTCTTTTACAGCTGTCAACTGGAATGATGCAGATAAAAAAAATAATCCTAACAGACATGGTTTTATTCGTTCAACTTCTAACGGGCATGCTCTTCAGTATGCTGATGGGACTCCATATTTTATGATAGGGGATACCTGGTTAGCGGCGGCTACTTGGCGTTTGCCATTCAGGAATGCTCAAACTTTTAAAAAATATTTACCTGGACCGGGAATGGGATTTGAGGATGCAGTAATTTACAGAAAATCTCAAGGTTTTAATTCAGTTAGTATGATTGCATGTTTTCCTAATTGGGAGTCTGATTTACACCCCAGCACCTATGCCGATTCCAATGGAATTTATATAAGGAATGCATGGGAAAAATTTGGGTATGACGTTTCCGGCGCTCCGGGCACAGATGCTTCGGGTGGATTAAGTTATTGGGGATCTTTCACAGCTAAAAATATGCGCGATGAATTTGGAAATCTGCCATTCAATATGTCGACTGAGCATATTGGTGTTTCAGACTTTAATCAAATCAATCCCGAATATTTTAAGAGTCTTGACAAAAAAATTGAGTATCTCTCAAACGAAGGATTTGTGACTCTACTTGAAACAGTCCGCAGGGATGTTGGTCCATCATGGAAAGCTTATTTTGATTTTAATGAAACATACGCTCGATACGTACAATACCTTATTTCAAGATATGGTGCTTATAATATAGTATTTAGCGGTATTCATCTTGATTGGATTCCAAAAGATTTTAGCCTTACCGCTGATGAATTTAACGAAGCATTGACATATCATTTAAAAAAATATGGACCAATGCCATTCGGGCAACCGGTAACGACTCTCATAAGTAGTTCGACCTATATGGTATTCGGTCACGGTGATGATTGCCCTTGGTTAACAATGCATAGTGTAGGTAATAAACCGAGAGATCACCGGGTTGCCGATTCGCTTGAGGTTATATTCGCGCTTGATCCTCCATATCCAGCAATAAATTTTGAACCATATTATACCGGCTGGAATCATGAGATAAATAAACCAAACGGAGAGCGCCCCGAAGCAAATTCTCCGCGCGATAATTATTTTTCCCGAGCGCAGATGTATGGCTCGGTACTATCGGGTGGATTATCAGGTCATGTACATGGCACTGCCGCGTATGATTTAACAACTACCGGAGAACCTTCTGGTGCGCGACCACATGTTTGGGAAGCATTTAAATATGAATCGGCAAATTATATGAAACACTTAAATTCCTTTATTTTATCGGAAGGTGAAAAGTTTCAAAATCTTCAGCTGGCGCGGCACGATCTCATTCCAAATAAAGCTCCCGGAAGTCCAGAGATGGGTTTAGATGGCTGGTCATATATGATGAGAACTCAGGAGAAAGATTTTGCGCTGCTCTACTTTGAAAATGAATCTGTGATTCCATTATTGATGAATTTCAAACCGAATGCTGAGTATAATTTTAGTTGGTTCAATACTGTTACTGGCGAGTGGATAAACAAATTATTGGTGAAAGCCGATGAAAAGGGCAATATTACTATCCCAAATTTTCCTGATGGAAAAATGATTTCAACTTCTGACTGGGCTGCAAAAATAATTTTAAGTAATGGATTATAA